One genomic window of Medicago truncatula cultivar Jemalong A17 chromosome 1, MtrunA17r5.0-ANR, whole genome shotgun sequence includes the following:
- the LOC25482102 gene encoding calcium uniporter protein 4, mitochondrial, with translation MALRKLFTKRLFDGVKSLTPSSTTLEQTIVPPNASKANFHREYLSSPETKNRNYFRRFLPRRAVHHSGTVSLPEFLSLPVGEKLREKLKGINTGDRFLDLNFAPAPEKATSPAKFTVEDARKILKASQMEKLKRKLREVSENSVSYGEFLRICVESCENHEQGVEFAKILDESGNVIVLGNVVFLRPEQVAKSIESIMYQSIASPNDPRRKELENMEKQKAMIDGKAKAQVQTELYCGLGFLTIQTLGFMRLTFWELSWDVMEPVCFFVTSLHFAFAYLFFIRTSTEPTFQGYFHRRFMSKQERLMKTYNFDANRYNELCKACYPSNHVGVGANAKAETFSPPIRHVEETLLRA, from the exons atggCGCTTCGGAAACTCTTTACAAAGCGTCTTTTCGACGGCGTCAAATCTCTGACGCCGTCCTCAACAACATTAGAACAAACCATAGTTCCTCCAAACGCTTCTAAAGCAAATTTCCATCGTGAGTATCTCTCATCACCGGAAACCAAAAACAGAAACTATTTCCGCCGTTTTCTTCCCCGGCGAGCTGTGCATCACTCCGGCACGGTGAGCCTCCCGGAGTTTCTCTCACTCCCTGTCGGAGAAAAACTCAGGGAAAAACTCAAAGGCATTAACACCGGTGATCGTTTCCTTGATCTCAATTTTGCACCGGCGCCGGAAAAGGCAACATCGCCGGCGAAGTTCACGGTGGAGGATGCGAGGAAGATTCTGAAAGCATCGCAAATGGAGAAGTTGAAGAGGAAACTGAGAGAGGTTTCGGAGAATTCAGTTAGTTACGGTGAGTTTTTGAGGATCTGCGTTGAATCGTGTGAGAATCATGAACAAGGTGTTGAGTTTGCAAAGATATTGGATGAATCTGGAAACGTCATCGTTTTGGGGAATGTTGTTTTTCTCCGGCCAGAACAG GTTGCAAAATCAATTGAGAGCATAATGTATCAATCAATAGCTAGTCCTAATGACCCAAGGAGGAAGGAGCTAGAGAATATGGAGAAGCAAAAAGCAATGATTGATGGCAAGGCAAAAGCTCAAGTTCAGACTGAGCTTTACTGTGGATTGGGATTTTTAACAATCCAAACACTTGGGTTCATGAGACTCACATTTTGGGAGCTAAGTTGGGATGTTATGGAACCAGTATGTTTCTTTGTTACTTCCCTGCACTTTGCTTTTGCATACCTATTCTTCATAAGGACTTCAACTGAGCCAACATTTCAAGGCTATTTCCATCGTCGTTTCATGTCTAAACAAGAGCGTCTTATGAAGACATACAACTTTGATGCAAATAGGTATAATGAGCTTTGCAAAGCTTGTTATCCAAGTAATCATGTTGGTGTTGGTGCAAATGCAAAAGCTGAAACATTTTCTCCACCTATCCGCCATGTTGAAGAGACACTTCTAAGGGCATAA